The Eubacteriaceae bacterium Marseille-Q4139 genome has a window encoding:
- a CDS encoding GGDEF domain-containing protein, whose product MKYFKGSMTLRESVSLSLLAGTGLLILVMAWILNKFTYSSNVSAEIKYLESSMEQIIHSVELNEIREEDMYEMFEADYLNRANVAANWYSRAKNRGIDWNDMLNVLEVEGINIVDEYGKIVESSNPENIGLSFHEDRRLEEFLPLIEGRSGEESHIQMERCPEETGERKIYVGVKPADEPKGMIQLEISAEALEQYESLVSLKNLLNSIPTERYRFLFALEKETEKLLALSENNEMQVDYSLEMILDMEEGETRTDIYTSGSTGKKWAAVCVCRKGIIYGYASDISGLHGRIRESFIRGMASVAVLCVFVLLFVYWLLGYAVLTDLETITQKMARFINGASTVYFKEGKNREIKELSQDLNKLVSVIETKQKRLCTLANMFDKGVAAYEYYVDLNQIFCSDNLISLTELSEEEVHRKIRSEYEKVKNEQEVWKDGIYREDRYQTKSGRTLMVHRTCLQNASYGFVQDITKDMNAIHSLNTRLSEEMSKNVTDALTGLYNRTKLEEEVRQIFRQENPKGMLVLIDLDNFKRVNDEAGHAEGDKVLKAFGGILSRQFRSTDLKVRLGGDEFVILLREELSTEIMQMKLNQFLKEVRTELQEYYRSYKLSVSIGVAVITQEIHSYEDLYRNADAAMYAAKRSGKDGFYMNLEQNTCMRENCIHCRAVCERRKLLFDEKEG is encoded by the coding sequence ATGAAATATTTTAAAGGCAGTATGACCTTAAGGGAATCGGTCAGTTTAAGCCTTCTTGCAGGAACCGGCCTGCTGATTCTGGTTATGGCCTGGATTTTAAATAAATTCACATACAGCAGCAATGTTTCAGCGGAAATAAAGTACCTGGAAAGCTCGATGGAACAGATTATTCACTCGGTGGAGCTTAACGAGATACGCGAAGAAGATATGTATGAGATGTTTGAGGCGGATTACTTAAACAGGGCGAATGTCGCTGCGAACTGGTACAGCCGGGCAAAAAACAGGGGCATTGACTGGAACGACATGCTGAATGTCTTGGAAGTAGAAGGGATAAATATTGTTGATGAATACGGCAAAATCGTGGAAAGCAGCAATCCTGAAAACATCGGGCTCAGCTTTCATGAAGACAGGCGCTTGGAAGAGTTTCTGCCGCTGATCGAGGGGCGTTCCGGTGAGGAAAGCCATATTCAGATGGAGCGGTGTCCTGAGGAGACAGGAGAGCGGAAAATTTATGTCGGCGTAAAGCCGGCAGATGAGCCAAAAGGAATGATCCAGCTGGAGATTTCGGCGGAAGCGCTGGAACAGTACGAAAGCCTGGTATCCCTGAAGAACCTCCTGAATTCCATTCCGACAGAGCGCTACCGTTTCCTTTTTGCCCTGGAAAAGGAAACGGAAAAGTTATTGGCCCTGTCAGAAAACAACGAGATGCAGGTGGATTATTCCCTGGAAATGATTCTGGATATGGAAGAAGGGGAGACAAGAACGGATATATATACTTCGGGCAGCACAGGGAAAAAGTGGGCGGCAGTCTGTGTATGCAGGAAGGGGATTATCTACGGATACGCCTCCGACATATCAGGGCTTCATGGGAGAATCCGCGAAAGCTTTATAAGGGGAATGGCTTCCGTGGCCGTTCTTTGTGTATTCGTTCTGCTTTTTGTGTACTGGCTGCTGGGCTATGCCGTCTTAACGGATCTGGAAACCATTACGCAGAAAATGGCCAGATTCATCAATGGGGCAAGTACCGTATATTTTAAGGAGGGGAAAAACAGAGAGATCAAGGAGCTTTCCCAGGATCTGAATAAGCTTGTTTCCGTCATTGAGACAAAGCAAAAACGGCTCTGTACCTTAGCCAATATGTTTGATAAGGGAGTGGCTGCCTATGAGTATTACGTGGATCTCAATCAAATCTTTTGTTCGGACAATCTGATATCCCTGACAGAGCTTTCGGAAGAGGAGGTACATCGAAAGATAAGGTCTGAATATGAGAAGGTGAAGAACGAGCAGGAAGTCTGGAAGGACGGCATTTACAGAGAGGACCGATACCAGACGAAAAGCGGCCGCACGCTGATGGTACACCGGACCTGCCTTCAGAACGCCTCCTATGGCTTTGTCCAGGATATCACAAAAGATATGAACGCAATCCACAGCCTTAATACGAGGCTGTCGGAAGAGATGTCGAAAAATGTAACGGATGCACTGACGGGCCTGTATAATCGAACGAAGCTGGAAGAAGAGGTGCGGCAGATATTCCGGCAGGAAAATCCAAAGGGGATGCTGGTGCTTATCGACCTGGATAACTTTAAAAGAGTGAACGATGAGGCGGGACATGCGGAAGGCGATAAGGTGCTGAAAGCCTTCGGCGGGATTTTAAGCAGGCAGTTCCGTTCCACGGATCTCAAAGTGCGGCTGGGGGGAGACGAGTTTGTGATTTTGCTGCGGGAAGAACTCAGCACGGAGATCATGCAGATGAAGCTGAACCAGTTCCTGAAGGAAGTAAGGACAGAGCTTCAGGAATATTACAGGAGCTATAAGCTGTCGGTCAGTATCGGCGTGGCAGTTATTACGCAGGAGATCCATTCCTATGAAGACCTGTACCGGAATGCTGATGCGGCGATGTATGCGGCAAAGAGGAGCGGAAAAGACGGATTTTATATGAATCTGGAGCAGAATACCTGTATGCGTGAAAACTGTATCCATTGCAGGGCCGTATGTGAGAGGCGAAAGCTGCTGTTTGATGAAAAGGAGGGGTAA
- a CDS encoding GGDEF domain-containing protein, which yields MFSIKDFRIRKEKSIYKLTNITFIVFLTIMLILGCFFLTGKLSRDISAESFYTLRSVSTESSKAIMEMLQSRVDYLNSVWLLMNEGPENLRRDKIRNQQSRRDLYNFEWIGYTDVSGIGWNSIGLDVDLSDSILFRENKAENICLAEIPIQWPDSDQLMGGGILLGIPVYEDENVPAGFLYQIFSSKSIASLLDVGSFDGEARFCLMDQDGDIVAASESCMFSIGDNIFERLQEGSADNRDFADQLAEDLHNSRAGGGYYTILDEGRFSYYLPISLQSHGSKMSISMLSAIPENSVEARVNNLFNSVLLLLALVLSYVTVLIFFLLRMKRRQKQELERLAYRDVLTGEANYEAFKRDFKRMRNKDGILIACDIVEFKLINRYFGARKGDEVIRELGRMFAKKDGTNKIAARVSDDQFIFFFPGIAVEEAGAVCQKLNEQILEKLRMIYAYQSKPVFGYCASDSSVTIERLRGRVMFAKSLAKMERTLYHAYDEQAAIELTDTVLLLDEFDRTLENSGIEAWYQPKYDVRRKCVGGAEALVRWRGKDGRVISPGRFIPLLEERGKIVQLDEYVFEKVCLQQKKWLEAGMPMIPVSVNISRGSLLVPDIVHRYQQILERAGIGQDCVYLEITEESVGADAVKVIREFRQAGFYMLMDDFGRGNSNLANLRRDLFQGVKFDKTLIDLIDSEEEETVLRSTMEMVRNMGMQIVAEGVEKQEQVDFLEKLGCDEIQGYFYYRPMEAEAFARLLETVPSAKTHNGYT from the coding sequence ATGTTTTCCATAAAAGATTTCCGCATCAGGAAAGAAAAAAGCATCTACAAGCTCACAAATATTACATTTATTGTCTTCCTGACTATCATGCTGATTTTGGGATGTTTTTTCCTGACCGGCAAACTCAGCCGTGATATCAGTGCAGAGTCCTTTTATACCCTGCGGAGTGTGTCAACGGAAAGCTCGAAGGCGATCATGGAGATGCTCCAGAGCAGGGTGGATTATCTGAACAGTGTCTGGCTTCTTATGAATGAGGGGCCGGAGAACTTGCGGCGGGACAAGATCCGGAACCAGCAGAGCCGGAGGGACCTTTATAACTTTGAGTGGATTGGATACACGGATGTTTCCGGAATCGGGTGGAACAGCATTGGGCTGGACGTGGATCTGTCAGATAGCATTCTGTTTCGTGAAAATAAGGCAGAAAACATTTGCCTGGCCGAAATTCCGATCCAGTGGCCGGACAGCGATCAGCTCATGGGGGGGGGTATTTTGCTTGGAATCCCCGTCTATGAAGATGAAAATGTGCCTGCCGGATTCCTTTATCAGATATTCAGTTCAAAAAGCATTGCATCGCTTCTGGATGTTGGTTCATTTGACGGAGAGGCCAGGTTCTGCCTGATGGATCAGGACGGGGACATTGTGGCGGCATCGGAAAGCTGTATGTTCTCAATCGGTGATAATATTTTTGAGCGCTTACAGGAAGGCAGCGCAGACAACCGGGACTTTGCGGATCAGCTGGCGGAAGATCTGCACAATTCCAGGGCTGGCGGGGGCTATTACACGATTCTGGACGAGGGCCGGTTCAGCTACTATCTGCCCATTTCCCTGCAAAGCCATGGCTCTAAAATGTCAATCAGCATGCTCAGTGCGATCCCGGAAAACAGTGTGGAAGCGCGGGTCAACAACCTCTTTAATTCCGTGCTTCTCCTTCTGGCACTGGTGCTCTCCTATGTGACCGTTTTAATCTTCTTTTTGCTGCGTATGAAGCGCCGCCAGAAACAGGAGCTGGAGAGGCTGGCTTATCGGGATGTCCTCACGGGTGAGGCGAATTATGAGGCGTTTAAGCGGGATTTCAAACGGATGCGGAACAAAGACGGGATTCTGATTGCCTGCGATATTGTGGAATTTAAGCTGATTAACCGGTACTTTGGCGCCAGGAAAGGCGATGAAGTTATCAGGGAGCTGGGCAGGATGTTTGCCAAAAAGGATGGAACAAACAAAATTGCCGCGCGCGTGTCGGACGACCAGTTTATCTTTTTCTTTCCAGGCATAGCCGTGGAAGAAGCAGGAGCCGTGTGTCAGAAACTGAACGAACAGATCCTGGAAAAGCTCCGTATGATCTATGCGTACCAGAGCAAACCGGTATTTGGATACTGTGCATCGGACAGCAGCGTGACCATTGAACGGCTCCGCGGCCGGGTGATGTTTGCCAAAAGCCTTGCCAAAATGGAAAGAACCCTTTATCATGCCTATGATGAGCAGGCCGCCATCGAACTTACGGATACGGTTCTTCTTCTGGATGAATTTGACCGGACGCTGGAAAACAGCGGAATCGAGGCATGGTATCAGCCGAAATATGACGTCCGCAGAAAGTGCGTTGGAGGCGCCGAGGCCCTGGTGCGCTGGCGTGGAAAAGACGGCAGGGTTATTTCTCCGGGACGGTTCATTCCTCTTTTGGAAGAACGCGGAAAGATCGTGCAGCTGGATGAATATGTGTTTGAGAAGGTCTGCCTTCAGCAGAAAAAATGGCTGGAAGCAGGAATGCCCATGATCCCTGTCTCAGTCAATATATCCCGCGGCAGCCTTCTGGTGCCTGACATTGTGCACCGGTACCAGCAGATTCTGGAGCGTGCGGGCATAGGCCAGGACTGCGTCTATCTGGAGATTACCGAGGAATCGGTCGGGGCAGACGCGGTGAAGGTCATCCGGGAATTCCGGCAGGCAGGTTTCTATATGCTGATGGATGATTTCGGACGGGGAAATTCCAACCTTGCGAACCTGCGCCGGGATTTGTTCCAGGGAGTCAAGTTTGACAAGACCCTGATCGACCTGATTGACTCAGAAGAGGAAGAAACTGTCCTGCGCTCGACCATGGAGATGGTTCGGAACATGGGAATGCAGATTGTTGCAGAAGGCGTGGAAAAGCAGGAACAGGTGGATTTCTTGGAGAAGCTTGGCTGCGATGAGATTCAGGGATATTTTTATTATCGTCCCATGGAAGCGGAGGCGTTTGCACGGCTTCTGGAGACTGTGCCTTCCGCAAAGACGCATAACGGATATACATAG
- a CDS encoding NAD(P)/FAD-dependent oxidoreductase codes for MSKVIIIGGGAAGMAAALGVLQCGHEAVLYEKNEKLGKKLYITGKGRCNVTNACETEELFSHMVSNGKFLYSAIYGFTNFDMMELLEVAGCPLKTERGGRVFPVSDKSSDVIAALKRKLEKEGAEIHLNEPVEELLFENGRVCGVILKNGHRSVRAGAVIAATGGLSYPATGSTGDGYGFAKAAGHTVTPLSPALVPFVCEEQDVRELQGLSLRNIEVTMHDGKKVYWKEFGEMLFTHFGVSGPVVLSASSYAAKIIKKKPLLLDIDLKPALSEEQLDVRLLRDFEEAKNKQFKNALSHLFPSKLIPVIIGRSGIDPEKKVNEITAKERHDLLSVTKKFRVTLTGLRGYNEAIITQGGVNVREVNPSTMESKKTPGLYFAGEVLDLDGVTGGFNLQIAWSTGMLAGRCAGE; via the coding sequence ATGAGTAAGGTGATTATTATCGGGGGCGGCGCAGCCGGAATGGCGGCCGCCCTGGGAGTTTTGCAGTGCGGCCATGAGGCGGTGCTGTATGAAAAGAATGAAAAGCTTGGGAAAAAGCTTTATATCACAGGAAAAGGCCGATGCAACGTGACGAATGCCTGCGAGACGGAGGAACTGTTTTCCCACATGGTATCCAACGGGAAATTTCTATACAGCGCCATTTACGGCTTCACGAATTTTGATATGATGGAGCTTTTGGAAGTCGCAGGCTGTCCCTTAAAAACGGAGCGGGGCGGCCGTGTTTTCCCGGTTTCCGACAAGTCTTCGGATGTCATTGCGGCGTTAAAGCGGAAATTAGAAAAGGAAGGCGCCGAAATTCACTTAAACGAGCCGGTAGAGGAGCTGCTTTTTGAAAACGGGCGTGTCTGCGGCGTCATCTTAAAAAACGGGCACCGGAGCGTGCGTGCCGGTGCGGTGATTGCGGCCACCGGCGGGCTTTCCTATCCGGCCACCGGCTCCACCGGCGATGGCTACGGATTTGCAAAGGCGGCCGGCCACACGGTGACACCTCTTTCGCCGGCGCTCGTGCCTTTTGTCTGCGAAGAACAGGATGTGCGGGAGCTCCAGGGGCTCTCATTAAGAAATATCGAAGTGACGATGCATGACGGGAAAAAGGTGTACTGGAAGGAATTCGGCGAAATGCTGTTCACCCATTTCGGCGTCAGCGGCCCGGTTGTTTTAAGCGCCAGCAGCTATGCGGCGAAAATCATAAAGAAAAAGCCGCTTCTTCTCGACATCGACTTAAAGCCGGCCTTGTCGGAGGAACAGCTTGACGTCAGGCTTTTAAGGGATTTCGAGGAGGCAAAAAATAAGCAGTTCAAAAACGCGCTGTCCCATCTGTTCCCATCCAAGCTGATCCCTGTCATCATCGGGCGCAGCGGCATCGACCCAGAAAAGAAGGTCAACGAGATCACGGCAAAGGAGCGGCACGATCTCCTTTCGGTTACGAAAAAATTCCGCGTGACGCTGACGGGGCTTCGCGGCTACAACGAGGCGATCATCACCCAGGGCGGCGTAAACGTCCGGGAGGTGAACCCGTCCACCATGGAGTCGAAAAAGACGCCGGGGCTGTATTTCGCCGGGGAAGTGCTGGATTTGGACGGCGTGACGGGGGGATTCAATTTGCAGATCGCCTGGTCGACCGGGATGCTGGCGGGGAGATGTGCGGGGGAGTGA
- the pap gene encoding polyphosphate:AMP phosphotransferase has protein sequence MLERIDLTSEMDKKAYKKAREALDIRLGALQRKCREAGIPIMILFDGFDAAGKGLQINRLIQALDPRGFDVYTGDKDGEEESMRPFLWRFWTKTPAAGRIVIFDTSWYRKVQSDRFDGKTKESELEDAFYDILAFEKQLTDGGTVLIKLFLDISKKEQKKRFLRLEESEETSWRVTKQDWKRNEHYGKYREFSDEMLEKTHAPYAPWHVIEAEDKNYGAMRILEAVADCMEEALRAKNAGPAPVLFDGHLPPDRYKKGILSKADLSKSLEREEYKKKLSKLQKKLSVLHGELYRLRIPVVLGFEGWDAAGKGGAIRRLTSHLDPRGYKVCPTASPSGIEKSHHYLWRFWNNVPKDGHIAIFDRTWYGRVMVERIEGFCTEAEWHRAYQEINDMELHLSHAGAVILKFWIHIDKDEQERRFNDRMTNPEKQWKITDEDWRNREKWDQYEEAVNEMLEKTSMEYAPWIVVEGNSKYYARVKVLETVAEALEKKIKEVEKEKKKHE, from the coding sequence ATGCTGGAACGGATCGACCTGACATCTGAGATGGATAAGAAAGCCTACAAAAAGGCCAGGGAAGCCCTGGATATCCGCCTTGGCGCGCTCCAGAGGAAATGCAGGGAGGCGGGGATCCCCATCATGATCCTGTTCGACGGCTTTGACGCCGCAGGAAAGGGGCTCCAGATCAACCGCCTGATCCAGGCGTTAGACCCCAGGGGCTTTGACGTCTATACCGGGGACAAGGACGGGGAAGAGGAGTCCATGCGTCCGTTTTTATGGCGTTTCTGGACGAAAACGCCTGCCGCCGGGAGGATCGTAATCTTTGATACGAGCTGGTACCGGAAAGTACAGTCGGATCGGTTTGACGGAAAGACAAAGGAGAGTGAGCTGGAGGATGCCTTTTATGACATCCTGGCTTTTGAAAAACAGCTCACGGACGGCGGAACTGTTTTGATTAAGCTGTTTTTGGATATTTCAAAGAAGGAGCAGAAAAAACGGTTCCTGCGGCTGGAAGAGAGCGAAGAGACGTCCTGGCGGGTGACGAAACAGGACTGGAAGCGGAATGAGCATTACGGAAAATACCGGGAGTTCAGCGATGAAATGCTGGAAAAAACCCACGCGCCGTATGCGCCGTGGCATGTCATCGAAGCAGAGGATAAAAACTACGGCGCCATGCGGATTTTAGAGGCAGTGGCAGACTGCATGGAAGAAGCGTTAAGGGCGAAAAATGCAGGGCCGGCTCCTGTACTGTTTGACGGCCACCTGCCGCCGGACCGCTATAAAAAGGGCATCCTCTCAAAGGCGGATTTGAGCAAAAGCCTGGAACGGGAGGAGTATAAGAAGAAGCTAAGCAAGCTCCAGAAAAAGCTTTCCGTGCTCCATGGCGAGCTTTACAGGCTGAGAATCCCCGTGGTGCTTGGCTTTGAGGGCTGGGACGCGGCCGGAAAGGGCGGCGCGATCCGCAGGCTCACGAGCCATCTGGATCCAAGAGGCTATAAGGTCTGCCCGACGGCTTCGCCAAGCGGCATCGAAAAATCCCACCACTATCTCTGGCGGTTCTGGAACAATGTGCCGAAGGACGGCCACATTGCGATTTTCGACCGCACCTGGTATGGGCGCGTCATGGTGGAACGGATCGAGGGATTTTGTACGGAGGCCGAATGGCACAGGGCCTACCAGGAGATCAACGATATGGAGCTGCATCTTTCCCATGCCGGCGCGGTGATTTTAAAGTTCTGGATCCATATCGACAAAGACGAGCAGGAGCGGCGGTTCAACGACAGGATGACGAACCCGGAAAAGCAGTGGAAGATCACCGATGAGGACTGGCGGAACCGGGAAAAATGGGATCAGTATGAGGAAGCCGTCAATGAGATGCTGGAAAAGACGTCCATGGAATACGCGCCGTGGATCGTTGTGGAGGGAAATTCCAAATACTATGCCAGGGTGAAGGTGCTGGAGACGGTGGCGGAGGCCCTGGAGAAGAAAATAAAAGAAGTGGAAAAAGAAAAGAAAAAGCATGAGTAA
- a CDS encoding aldo/keto reductase has protein sequence MEYRKFGRTGIEVSALGFGCMRLPIHEDKTINEEKAIAMIRHAIDNGVNYIDTAYPYHQGTSELVVAKALKDGYREKIYLADKLPVWLLESEEDFDKYLDEQLSKLETDHIDFYLLHALSRERFEEKVKKFNLTKKLDEAKASGKIRHIGFSFHDSLELFKEIIDYYDGWEFCQIQYNYINTNYQAGTEGLKYAASKGLGVVVMEPLLGGKLANLAPHVAEMFPADGKSHVEYALDWIWDQPEVSLLLSGMTEPEQVEDNLVYASRSHIGMVTEEEREIYQKAKKIFDEMALVNCTKCAYCMPCPFGLNIPEIFAAYNMTASHGMAKAKEAYNALETKADACRACHHCEKECPQHIKISEMMPKAAKAFE, from the coding sequence ATGGAGTACAGAAAATTTGGCAGAACAGGAATTGAAGTGTCGGCCCTTGGCTTCGGATGCATGCGTCTTCCGATCCATGAGGATAAGACCATCAACGAGGAAAAGGCAATCGCCATGATCCGCCATGCCATTGATAACGGCGTCAACTATATTGATACGGCTTACCCCTATCATCAGGGAACAAGCGAGCTTGTTGTCGCAAAGGCATTAAAGGACGGATATCGGGAGAAAATATATCTGGCGGACAAGCTGCCGGTATGGCTTCTGGAATCGGAAGAGGATTTCGACAAGTACCTTGACGAACAGCTTTCCAAGTTGGAGACCGATCACATTGATTTCTATCTGCTTCATGCACTGAGCCGCGAGCGGTTCGAGGAAAAGGTAAAGAAATTTAATCTCACAAAGAAGTTAGACGAGGCAAAAGCCAGCGGAAAAATCCGCCATATCGGCTTCTCGTTCCATGACTCTCTGGAGCTTTTCAAGGAAATCATTGATTACTATGACGGATGGGAATTCTGCCAGATCCAGTATAACTATATAAACACCAACTACCAGGCCGGCACGGAGGGCTTAAAGTATGCAGCTTCCAAGGGACTCGGCGTCGTAGTCATGGAGCCGCTTCTCGGCGGAAAGCTTGCAAATCTTGCGCCCCATGTGGCAGAGATGTTCCCGGCAGACGGAAAGTCCCATGTGGAGTATGCCCTTGACTGGATCTGGGATCAGCCGGAGGTTAGCCTTCTCTTAAGCGGAATGACGGAGCCGGAGCAGGTGGAGGACAACCTGGTTTACGCGTCCCGCAGCCATATCGGAATGGTGACAGAGGAAGAGAGGGAAATTTATCAGAAAGCGAAGAAGATTTTCGATGAGATGGCCCTTGTAAACTGTACGAAGTGTGCATACTGCATGCCATGTCCGTTCGGCCTCAACATCCCGGAGATTTTTGCGGCCTACAACATGACGGCAAGTCACGGAATGGCTAAGGCCAAAGAGGCTTATAATGCCCTTGAGACGAAGGCAGATGCCTGCCGCGCATGCCACCACTGCGAGAAGGAATGTCCGCAGCACATTAAAATCAGCGAAATGATGCCGAAGGCAGCAAAGGCATTTGAGTAA
- a CDS encoding DUF3783 domain-containing protein, whose protein sequence is MKETILLYHFSDPERLSRVKRALLPLGMRLKAVKKEEYLQPIGYLAGVKEIEPVEEQYGGEEFEKEMMVMAGLSSARVDAVILGLRKAGAGRVDYKAVLTPTNQYWDSLHLYREISREHAAMSQPESGRRTEQTSGEENGEPGTTAKTI, encoded by the coding sequence ATGAAGGAGACAATTCTCCTGTACCATTTTTCTGATCCGGAGCGGCTTTCCAGGGTAAAGCGGGCGCTTCTGCCCCTGGGGATGCGGTTAAAGGCCGTAAAAAAGGAGGAATATCTCCAGCCCATCGGATATCTGGCCGGCGTGAAGGAGATCGAACCGGTAGAGGAGCAGTACGGCGGAGAGGAATTTGAGAAAGAGATGATGGTGATGGCCGGTCTTTCTTCTGCGCGGGTCGACGCGGTGATTCTGGGCCTTAGAAAGGCAGGAGCAGGCCGCGTGGACTATAAGGCGGTGCTGACGCCCACGAACCAGTACTGGGACTCGCTCCATCTGTACCGGGAAATCAGCAGGGAACATGCCGCCATGAGCCAGCCGGAAAGCGGACGCAGGACAGAACAGACTTCCGGGGAAGAAAACGGAGAGCCGGGGACGACTGCGAAAACTATATAA
- a CDS encoding IS256 family transposase: MSEKIVQLNEEVIKGQIKELVRGSVEETLNELLEAEAEKLTQAARYERNEQRQGYRSGHYNRNLTTTSGDVTLKVPKLKGISFETAIIERYRRRESSVEEALIEMYLAGVSVRRVEDITEALWGSKVSPSTISELNKKAYVHIEDWRNRPLQGGRYPYVYVDGIYLRRNWGGEFENVAILVAIAVNEDGYREVLGAAEGMKEDKSSWVSFFQWLRGRGLDGVKLIVGDKCLGMLEAVGEVFPEAKYQRCTVHFYRNVFSVTPRSKVKLVAKMLKAVHAQESKKAAREKAKAVVEELRSMKLKEAAKKVEDGIEETLTYCDFPSEHWTRIRTNNVIERLNREIRRRTRVVGSFPDGNSALMLVCARLRHVAGTQWGNKKYMNMKHLEAALEDASIAG; encoded by the coding sequence ATGTCCGAAAAGATTGTACAGCTTAACGAGGAAGTAATCAAGGGTCAAATCAAAGAACTGGTACGAGGCAGCGTAGAGGAAACCCTCAACGAACTGCTGGAGGCCGAGGCGGAGAAGCTGACCCAGGCGGCCCGGTACGAGCGCAATGAGCAGCGTCAGGGCTATCGCAGCGGCCACTACAACCGTAACCTCACCACCACTTCCGGGGACGTCACTCTCAAGGTTCCCAAACTCAAGGGAATCTCTTTTGAAACCGCCATCATTGAGCGGTATCGCCGCCGGGAGAGCAGCGTGGAAGAAGCCCTCATTGAGATGTACCTGGCAGGCGTATCCGTTCGGCGTGTGGAGGATATTACCGAGGCCCTCTGGGGTAGCAAAGTCTCTCCCTCCACTATAAGTGAGTTAAACAAGAAAGCGTATGTCCACATCGAGGATTGGCGGAACCGTCCTCTGCAAGGCGGACGATATCCGTATGTCTATGTGGATGGGATCTATCTGCGCCGTAACTGGGGCGGCGAATTTGAAAACGTAGCCATTCTTGTGGCAATTGCGGTCAATGAGGACGGATACCGTGAGGTTCTGGGTGCCGCCGAGGGCATGAAGGAGGACAAGTCCAGCTGGGTCAGCTTCTTCCAGTGGCTGCGTGGCCGAGGTCTGGACGGTGTGAAACTCATTGTTGGAGACAAGTGCCTTGGTATGCTGGAGGCCGTGGGAGAAGTATTCCCCGAAGCCAAGTACCAGCGCTGTACCGTCCACTTTTACCGCAATGTATTCTCGGTCACGCCTCGCTCCAAGGTGAAGCTGGTGGCAAAGATGCTCAAGGCGGTCCACGCCCAGGAAAGCAAGAAAGCAGCCCGGGAAAAGGCCAAAGCTGTGGTGGAAGAACTGCGCTCCATGAAACTGAAAGAGGCGGCCAAGAAGGTAGAGGATGGCATTGAGGAGACGCTGACCTACTGCGATTTTCCCAGCGAGCACTGGACTCGCATCCGTACCAATAACGTTATTGAACGACTCAACCGGGAGATCCGCCGCCGTACCCGTGTGGTGGGCAGTTTCCCGGACGGCAATTCCGCCCTTATGCTGGTCTGTGCCCGGCTGCGCCATGTGGCCGGCACCCAGTGGGGCAACAAGAAGTACATGAACATGAAGCACCTGGAGGCAGCCCTTGAAGATGCCTCCATTGCTGGCTGA
- a CDS encoding type II toxin-antitoxin system MqsA family antitoxin — MKCFKCGAMMEKGTATSVTDLGNCLVIVRNVPCYKCAECDEIFYTGDVVEHLEKIIDDAKKLLQEISIIDYSKAA, encoded by the coding sequence ATGAAATGTTTTAAATGTGGCGCAATGATGGAAAAAGGTACTGCAACAAGCGTAACCGATTTAGGAAATTGCCTTGTAATCGTCAGGAATGTGCCTTGCTATAAATGCGCTGAATGCGATGAAATTTTTTATACCGGCGATGTGGTGGAGCATCTGGAAAAAATCATTGACGATGCAAAGAAGCTATTGCAGGAAATTTCAATTATTGATTATTCAAAAGCGGCATAA
- a CDS encoding antitoxin, which translates to MPRAKREDGKNARTVASNKYQKNNYDRINILAPLNYKEKVKEYAEKADLSISAYIVKAIDEKIEREAGK; encoded by the coding sequence ATGCCACGCGCAAAAAGAGAGGATGGGAAAAATGCCCGGACTGTTGCTAGTAACAAATATCAGAAAAATAACTATGATAGAATAAATATACTTGCACCATTAAATTATAAAGAAAAGGTAAAAGAATATGCTGAAAAAGCTGATTTGAGCATATCAGCATATATTGTTAAAGCGATTGATGAAAAAATAGAAAGAGAGGCGGGAAAGTGA